A stretch of Candidatus Omnitrophota bacterium DNA encodes these proteins:
- a CDS encoding cobalamin B12-binding domain-containing protein: protein MMSPPLHPLGTRAKILLTSVFGPYAKDDAYGSRALNPMELYQNQVTRAEGPFSLRMFHRSWGIMLIQANISAPCTVLDFPTLDRFVDELRHYPYDIVGVSSIMPNVEKVKAMCRLVRKHLPSATIVVGGHVANKPGLRKDVEADYVVPGEGVRWFRQFLGEAADQPIRHPLISSAINTRTMGVDVKNSGREAAATLIPSVGCPMGCNFCATSAMFGGKGKFINFYETGDELFHVMCGIERQMGVRSFFVMDENFLLHRKRALRLLELIEEHGKAWSLYIFSSARVVQSYQIEELVRLGISWVWMGLEGKNSQYAKLSGVDTPTLVRTLQTHGIRVLGSSIIGLEEHTPENIDEAIEYAVSHSTDFHQFMLYTPIPGTALYAEHAAKQTLKDPSTYQEGDIHGQAIFRHLHPHIQQGQESEFILKAFRRDFEVNGPSVLRIARTVLAGWKRYRDYADVRVRNRFTWEARDLAVSFPATLWAARRWFSAHNPELVRKLSGLLDEIKREVGLKARLVAPLAGRFVWSKLRQEDQRLKAGWTYEPPTFYEVNEHMRRLRQQWIVPPSPIQWVNP, encoded by the coding sequence ATGATGTCCCCACCGCTTCACCCGCTAGGCACGCGCGCCAAGATCTTATTGACCAGCGTCTTCGGACCGTACGCCAAGGACGACGCGTATGGCAGCCGAGCGCTCAATCCGATGGAGCTCTACCAGAACCAGGTGACTCGCGCGGAGGGGCCGTTTTCCTTGCGCATGTTCCACCGCTCCTGGGGCATTATGCTGATCCAGGCGAACATCAGCGCCCCCTGCACGGTGCTGGATTTTCCAACACTGGATCGTTTTGTGGACGAGCTGCGCCATTACCCCTATGACATCGTCGGAGTGAGCTCCATCATGCCGAATGTCGAGAAAGTCAAGGCGATGTGCCGCCTCGTGCGCAAGCATTTGCCCTCCGCCACGATTGTCGTGGGAGGGCATGTGGCGAACAAACCCGGGCTCCGCAAGGACGTCGAGGCGGATTATGTCGTGCCCGGGGAGGGGGTGCGGTGGTTTCGCCAATTCCTCGGCGAGGCGGCCGACCAGCCCATCCGCCATCCGCTGATTTCCTCCGCGATCAATACCCGGACGATGGGTGTGGATGTGAAAAACAGCGGGCGGGAAGCCGCGGCCACCCTGATTCCCTCGGTCGGCTGCCCGATGGGGTGCAATTTTTGCGCCACCTCCGCGATGTTCGGCGGCAAGGGCAAGTTCATCAATTTTTACGAGACCGGCGATGAGCTCTTCCACGTCATGTGCGGCATCGAGCGGCAGATGGGCGTGCGCTCCTTCTTCGTCATGGACGAAAACTTCTTGCTGCACCGCAAGCGCGCCTTGCGGCTGCTGGAGCTGATCGAAGAGCACGGCAAGGCCTGGTCGCTGTATATTTTCAGCTCGGCCCGGGTCGTGCAATCGTACCAGATCGAAGAGCTGGTGCGCTTAGGCATTTCGTGGGTCTGGATGGGGCTGGAAGGCAAGAACAGCCAGTACGCGAAGCTGAGCGGTGTGGATACCCCAACGCTCGTCCGCACGCTGCAAACGCATGGGATCCGCGTGCTGGGCTCGAGCATCATCGGGCTGGAGGAGCACACCCCGGAGAACATCGACGAAGCCATCGAATACGCCGTCAGCCACAGCACTGATTTTCATCAGTTCATGCTCTACACGCCGATTCCCGGCACCGCCCTGTATGCGGAGCATGCGGCCAAGCAAACGCTGAAAGACCCCAGCACGTATCAGGAGGGGGATATCCACGGGCAGGCCATCTTCAGGCACCTCCATCCGCATATCCAGCAGGGGCAGGAGAGCGAGTTCATCTTGAAGGCGTTCCGGCGGGATTTTGAGGTCAACGGCCCGAGCGTGCTGCGCATCGCGCGGACCGTCCTGGCCGGCTGGAAGCGCTATCGAGATTATGCCGATGTGCGGGTCCGGAATCGCTTCACGTGGGAAGCGCGAGATCTGGCCGTGTCGTTTCCCGCCACCCTCTGGGCCGCGCGGCGGTGGTTCAGCGCGCACAACCCGGAGCTGGTGCGCAAGCTCTCCGGGTTATTGGATGAGATTAAACGAGAGGTGGGCCTGAAGGCCCGGTTGGTCGCACCGCTCGCCGGGCGGTTCGTCTGGTCCAAATTGCGCCAGGAAGATCAGCGCCTCAAAGCCGGGTGGACGTATGAACCGCCCACGTTTTATGAAGTCAATGAGCACATGAGACGGCTGCGGCAGCAATGGATAGTTCCCCCATCGCCAATTCAATGGGTCAATCCGTGA
- a CDS encoding radical SAM protein, whose product MINITKLYCGLTSGSDALRYGQGHGAPREAQSRRPIVVWTMSRRCNLHCVHCYTDSENRQYPNELTVDEARQMLEDLARFQIPALLMSGGEPLHHPHFFELASAARAQGLRLTLSTNGTLIDQPAAERIVATGFTYVGISFDGLGKVNDQFRGKLGAFDAALAGVRNLKALGQRVGLRLTLTRRNFEALPQIFELVEREGIDRVCFYHLVYSGRGSRIAKDDLSHEETREALDQIFAWTIALQNLGQEVEVLTVDNHADGVYLYLRLLQQDPGRAELARRLIEWNGGGANSSGIGIANIDAEGFVHPDQFWQTHSLGNVRQRPFSEIWTDNDDPLLAGLRNRLPLLKGRCGACQWKQMCGGAFRVRALQATGDPWAEDPSCYLTDDETLEHVTHATEVSR is encoded by the coding sequence ATGATTAATATCACCAAACTGTATTGCGGGCTCACCAGCGGCAGCGATGCTTTGCGCTATGGGCAGGGGCACGGAGCTCCTCGCGAAGCACAGAGCCGCCGGCCGATCGTCGTCTGGACGATGAGCCGTCGCTGCAATCTCCACTGCGTGCACTGCTACACCGATTCGGAAAACCGCCAGTATCCAAATGAGCTGACGGTCGATGAGGCCCGGCAGATGCTGGAGGATCTGGCCCGGTTTCAGATTCCGGCCCTGCTCATGTCCGGCGGCGAGCCATTGCACCACCCGCATTTTTTCGAGCTGGCGTCGGCGGCGCGAGCCCAAGGATTGCGGTTAACGCTCTCCACGAACGGCACGCTCATCGATCAGCCCGCGGCCGAGCGCATCGTCGCGACCGGCTTCACATATGTGGGCATTTCATTCGACGGACTGGGCAAGGTGAATGACCAGTTCCGCGGCAAGCTCGGGGCGTTTGACGCCGCCCTCGCCGGGGTGCGGAACCTCAAGGCGCTTGGGCAGCGCGTGGGGCTGCGGCTGACACTCACGCGGCGCAACTTCGAGGCGCTGCCGCAGATTTTCGAGCTGGTGGAGCGCGAGGGCATCGATCGCGTGTGCTTTTACCATCTGGTCTATTCGGGGCGCGGCAGCCGGATCGCGAAAGATGATTTGAGCCACGAGGAAACGCGCGAGGCGCTCGATCAGATCTTTGCGTGGACGATCGCGCTGCAGAATCTCGGGCAGGAGGTGGAGGTGCTGACCGTCGATAATCATGCGGACGGCGTTTACCTCTATCTGCGGCTGCTGCAGCAAGACCCGGGACGGGCGGAGCTCGCCCGCCGGCTCATCGAGTGGAACGGCGGCGGGGCGAACTCCTCGGGGATCGGCATCGCCAACATCGATGCCGAGGGCTTCGTGCATCCGGATCAATTTTGGCAGACCCATTCGCTCGGCAATGTCCGGCAGCGGCCGTTCAGCGAGATCTGGACCGACAATGACGACCCGCTGCTGGCCGGGTTGCGCAACCGCTTGCCGCTGCTCAAAGGCCGTTGCGGAGCCTGCCAGTGGAAACAGATGTGCGGCGGCGCATTCCGCGTGCGAGCGCTGCAGGCCACGGGCGATCCGTGGGCGGAAGACCCGTCGTGTTATCTGACGGATGATGAAACGCTTGAACACGTCACGCACGCCACGGAGGTTTCCCGATGA
- a CDS encoding ferrous iron transport protein A, with protein MLSPPSAVPRSGTARPLGRAIASGDALGGGMIQCPLCGYVIRPEQKTTACARCPLSSGCDLTCCANCGYQWPEASLLVTWWRRWQQRRQTRAQARRESLWGLSPMSEVPLECLPIGETATVESVRTSRHRYWRQLSTLGVAPGAAVSVRQRQPALVIRIGETDLALDAEAGREIFVQRA; from the coding sequence ATGCTATCACCCCCTAGCGCTGTGCCGCGCAGCGGCACCGCTCGGCCCTTGGGCCGAGCAATCGCCTCCGGCGATGCGCTAGGGGGTGGGATGATCCAGTGTCCCTTGTGCGGCTATGTGATACGGCCGGAGCAGAAGACGACGGCGTGCGCGCGGTGTCCGCTCAGTTCGGGGTGCGACCTGACGTGCTGCGCGAATTGCGGCTATCAGTGGCCGGAAGCCTCGCTCCTCGTGACGTGGTGGCGCCGATGGCAACAGCGTCGGCAAACTCGGGCTCAAGCGCGGAGAGAGTCCCTGTGGGGACTGTCTCCAATGTCGGAGGTGCCACTGGAATGCTTGCCGATTGGTGAGACGGCGACGGTGGAATCGGTCCGCACGTCGCGCCATCGCTATTGGCGGCAGCTCAGCACGCTCGGCGTGGCCCCGGGTGCCGCGGTGTCCGTGCGCCAGCGGCAGCCGGCCCTGGTGATTCGGATCGGCGAGACCGACCTGGCACTTGATGCGGAAGCCGGCCGGGAAATTTTTGTTCAGCGAGCCTAA
- a CDS encoding radical SAM protein yields MGQSVIPRLVFWETTTGCNLECRHCRRLEVAKALSRRDMTAEQVKRHLIDGLLGVGRPVLVCSGGEPLMRRDLFELAAYAKSRELPIALATNGTLVDDATADRIIASGFERVSISLDGAQANTHDTFRQQQGAFDGAVRGIQRLRARGMGLQVNTTVTLHNIQELEAIYQRVVELGVEAWHVFMFVPVGCGLTIPAEQQLASEQYETVLHWLFERAMEQRIFVRATCAPQYYRILAQSRSIGKLQRLSKFSTLTKGCLAGTGICFVSHTGEVFPCGYLPLSSGNITRTPFSDIWHQSAIFEALRDPEDLGGKCGACEYKRVCGGCRARAYAATGNYLTEEPCCAYSPSVAQASACAA; encoded by the coding sequence ATGGGTCAATCCGTGATACCTCGGCTGGTCTTCTGGGAAACCACCACCGGCTGCAATCTGGAATGCCGCCACTGCCGGCGGCTGGAAGTCGCCAAGGCGCTCTCCAGGCGGGACATGACCGCCGAGCAGGTCAAGCGCCATCTCATTGATGGCTTGCTGGGTGTTGGTCGCCCCGTGCTCGTGTGCTCCGGCGGCGAGCCGCTGATGCGGAGAGATCTCTTCGAGCTGGCCGCCTACGCCAAGAGCCGGGAGCTGCCGATTGCGCTGGCGACCAACGGCACCCTGGTCGATGACGCCACGGCGGATCGGATCATCGCCAGCGGATTTGAGCGCGTCTCGATCAGCCTCGATGGGGCGCAGGCGAACACGCACGATACGTTCCGCCAGCAGCAAGGAGCGTTTGACGGCGCGGTGCGCGGGATTCAGCGGCTGCGCGCGCGCGGCATGGGCCTGCAGGTCAACACGACGGTGACCCTGCACAATATCCAAGAATTGGAGGCGATCTATCAGCGGGTCGTCGAGCTCGGCGTCGAAGCGTGGCACGTCTTCATGTTCGTGCCGGTGGGGTGCGGCTTGACGATCCCTGCGGAGCAGCAATTAGCGTCCGAGCAATATGAGACCGTGCTGCATTGGCTCTTCGAGCGGGCGATGGAGCAGCGCATCTTTGTGCGCGCGACGTGCGCGCCGCAATATTATCGGATCTTGGCGCAATCCCGCAGCATCGGCAAGCTCCAGCGGCTCTCGAAATTCTCGACGCTGACAAAAGGCTGCCTGGCGGGCACGGGTATTTGCTTCGTCTCGCATACCGGGGAGGTCTTTCCGTGCGGCTACCTGCCGCTCTCCTCGGGCAACATCACGCGAACGCCATTTTCCGACATCTGGCATCAGTCCGCAATTTTTGAGGCGCTGCGGGATCCTGAGGATTTGGGAGGCAAGTGCGGCGCGTGCGAGTATAAACGCGTCTGCGGCGGCTGCCGCGCGCGCGCCTATGCCGCCACCGGCAACTACTTGACGGAAGAGCCCTGCTGCGCGTATAGTCCCTCCGTAGCGCAGGCGTCAGCCTGCGCGGCCTAA